Genomic segment of Andrena cerasifolii isolate SP2316 chromosome 7, iyAndCera1_principal, whole genome shotgun sequence:
CCAGCGAGAACGTGTTTGACCTTTCTTTCTTCACGTTTTATCTTTATTCTATGTGTAATAAATAGGGAAATTTaggaaagcagaaataatacctgtacctatttatttctccaattttattgtattttgtaactgtgtaaaataaaattatgtgTCATCTTACTGTTTTActatttaatttaaacaaaaacaagtttaaatggcaaattaaaattgtttcGAAAAATGCATCACGcccgaaagtgcggcgtctctcccagaaGAAGGGTGTTtttgatttaaatattttaaggcTGACGAATATTAAAATTCTGATTTCCTTCACTGCAAGTAGTGCCATAAAATGTTCGTCTAACGCTACGTATCCTTGGAAAAAGTTCCCATTGCAAAATTCAGACACGATGACAATTTTGCGCAAGGTGTGGCGactctcccataattaccctaTCGCTTTTCTATTGCGAGCGGCTGCAGACTACCGAATGGGCCTGACCTATGAACGATGGAAGGGAAACAGTGGTACGAGTACGTATTAGAAGAAGTCAGGCCGTGAGCCCGACTCTACACGACGATATAGGGAACGGAGAATCGCACACATACGTCGGGTACAGTTGGGCGCGAGAAAAACCGCGGAAGAATAAAGAAGCCTTCGACGATCATTATCGGTTCAGCCACCCCGATATCACCCACGACTGTTCTATCTCCTAGACAGAAATATAATACAGTTGGCCGCGATTTCCCGTGTTTTCGtgccaatatatatatataggcccGCTCGGAGACACCGGTTAGATGCAGTTGTCCAAGGAATCGCGGGCACAGCCGCGCGGAAATTATTCCGACCACGGGCGACTGCTTCTCGAATGCGCGTGTCCCTGCGCTCGAAATGTTGACCTCCTAATTTGCAGTCGACCCGCGCACGCGTTAGAAAATGGCTTGTTTGCACATGTACCGGTGCTGGTACGGGCCGAAGGACCGTTAAACACGGTGAAAATTTAACGAGGAAAGCACCGCGCCGGATAATGGGTCAGTCCGAACGTGTGCGCCGCTTTTACAACCAGTTCGCGTGTCTTTTCTCCTCCGCGAGAATACTTACAAGACGCGTTCGCCGATTGTTACGTGACGCTTAACGATCGAGCCGGCTGATTATGACAGCACGAACGCTTCGAAATCGACGATTCCGAAGAAATCGCTGTTACGAATATGCCGTAACGCAACGGGAACGTTGGAGGGGCACACGGTGTCGCATTTATTCTAACAGAGCCGTTCGTTTAATCGAGAACCTTCTTCCACGTTTCCCGTGGATTTGCGCGATTTACTTCGAGCGCTTCAAGTTCGACGCCCAAAGATAGCCGAACGTGTGCTGGCCGCGCGAGGCACGTATACTGATCGATCACAAAACATTGCGACACAGCCGAGGGGGGAACGCGACACGTCGGTATCCTGCATCGGATCGAACCGGGTGGAAAAAAAGAAGTAACGATTGTTGCAACGATGTCGGAACGTTCACCCGCGGAGCTACGATCGAGATAACGCTGAACGTTTCGTTTATAATTGGGTTACTGCTAGGAAATTTCTTCGACGCACAAATAAATGCCCGTATCTGATCGTCACAGTTTCTGCACTACTGCGGGTGAATAAGTGTTTTACGGTTTTCAGCGTTTTGTACTTGACCGACAATGGGGCACCCTGCTATTACGGGCGAGACGTCTGTGCAAGTTGGGCCGCTTCGAATCTATCGATAAGCCTCTTCCGGCCACTCGGGATCCGCCGAAATTAGAGACCCCGCTTAGTCCCACGTGCGATCTTAAGCGGTGTATTTATACATTCATTTCCCCGTCGAATACCGTAGGCGTTCGTTCGCGCGAGATCGATCAGTCAACGgcaatttaaacaataaacggATTCAAGCGAGCGCACGACGAACGTCGGGAGAAACTTGTTATGCGTTCGCGGAGGACTGGGACGAATGCGTGTTACTTGCACGCGCTCGTACTCGGAATTCTACGGTCGATACCACTGTCGATACCTACTGCCATGCAGACGCTTCTGTTGTTATTACTATCGCGACGATCAGAAAGATACCTACTCGATCGTCGAAACTGGGCGATGGGACCAAGCGCCATCGGAACTTAATGCGATGCAGAGTCACACGCGTATGAGTGGCTTCGAGTAACTCGAGCGGTTGCTCTAATGAGGAGGAGTTGCTCTATTGTCTGGACGTAGAAGCAATATACTAAATACTGATAACTGTACATCTGAACCTTGTCCATTCGGAGGAACTTGGTCGGTCCACGGATCAAAGTTGACTATGTGCCGCAGTCCGGCTGATCACGACGGCGCCAAACTATCTTTTCTGCCGGGGACAGGCCGCGACTGCTGTCCACACAGTCAACAGCCAGGTGCACTTCGAAGATCCCCAGGATATCAACACTAGCCAGCCGCCTACGTACAAAGGCACAGAGGGCAATCAATGGTCGCGAGGAGAGCGGTATACTTTCCCCGCTAATCAGCAACAGTTGTTGACAAAGTATCCGTACCATCTTCACGCGAAATAATACCTAAACGGCCCACGAAAACGCGcaaacctcctcctcctcctcccctcccGCCCCCACCCAGCCTTCGATTGCACGCCAACGGTTATCGTGTGCCGAGGCTCAGCGCGATTTCACAGACAGACGATTCTTTATTTTCACCGGAACTCACCTTGGCCATGTCGTCGTGGGTGGGTCCTAGAGGCTGCTCCAGGCCGAAACACTCTGCTCCCGGGTCCAGCCGCTCGGCTCGCTCTTCCTTGACATAAGTCCCGTTCTGTGAACAAACGACGGATGCGTCGGTCGCATTACCAGGTCGTTTTTTACGCCGCGCGACGCTCCCTTTCGATCGCGACCGCGTCGACGAGTTTCGTCGCGACACGTCGATCCGCTTGCGGATGCTTCCACGCAGCGACGCTCCCCGACGTCGGCGTCGCCGCGAACAACGTTTATTGATCCGGGCGCCGCGACGGAGGCGTCGCTGATACCCGCGGACGGgagaagggggtggaattgcCAGTGACGGAGGACACCGGGGTGGCCGGCGATTACGGTGGAGATGGAAATGACCAACCGGAGGCGCCACCGCCGAAAATCATCGCTggctcctccacctcctcttcgcccccccccacccctgacCCTCTTTCTATTATAGAACATACGGGTAAACACACTGACGCGAGGGATTTTGGGATCGCCCAACTTTCTTGTACATATAGCTACGCGCATTGTTATTGCTTTGTTCTGTATTAATTTGAAACGGGCAGGTTGGAATTCTTGGAGCAGAATCTTTGATAATTTTGGGGCCTAAGTCGGATGCGTTGAAGAGTATCAAGTGGTTGGTTATACTGAGGCTCGTTTAGACGATAGTGGAACCTTCTTCGATGAAGATTGTATGTTCGTGAACTTATGGCATTTTGATGTGGCGAGTGAGATGTGTATGAATTTGTACTAGCAAGGACTCTTGCGAAACtcattaagaatatttgaaaaaataggaaTATATCGGTAGGAAAAATGTGTGGAGCGTCAGATTTGTGAGCTCTGAACTTTGTAACGCGATAAGAGGAGTATACGATATTCAATTTCCAATTTCTATGCATCGCATTGAGAGTGGAGAACGATTCCCAATAATCAACTTAGCCCGCGAAAAAGCTTCTCcataattttgaatatcggcgTGAAACCctagaaataatgaaaaataattattcaccGTTCTGCGATCATGTATCGCGAGTTAATATTTGAAGAAGTAAAGAGGAATAGATAAGCGATCACTTCGTCCGAAATGGATGATGTTTGGTGATCGCGCGTAGAGTGGCGATTATAATATTCATTAGACACTTGTTGATCAGGCAGAAGTTTCAAACGCTGCTTCGATTTTTTATCGTTACGCCCTTTGCGTGAAAAGGTATACACTGTAGAGGCGTCCTTAAAGAGGAAGGCGTGACAATTGACGgaacaaatttaataaattcattccGCGCGGGATTTGTATGAAAGTAAACATTGACTTAGGAAACAATGGACGAACTTACCGGATAACCTTCGTCCATCTCGATTGTTTGCATTCCCCTCGGTCCTCTAATCTTCCGTATGCTTTAACTTGCACCTTATAGTGCAAACATTGTCCGCCCAAACCGAATCACAGACCATCGAACCGACTTTTGCTTTACGCATCAGATTTCTCAACGACTATTCGCAAAAAGACGCGCACTTATCGACACAGAATACTGGTATGACACATTGCTAGGAAAAAGAAATTCCGTTAAATCCTTTTGAAACGCAACTCGCACGAAAACACGACGAATCACGGGCGAGCGCGCATTGTAAATAGACCAATAACCTTTAACCACAAAACTGACCTATGGTAACGCTTGCACGAAAATGGCGCACTTTCTCTCGATATTCAAATCTGTAATGCATGGTGTCATTCGCATCTACTCCTTTCTTAAATGAAACAGCGAAGCGTCAAGTGATGAACATTAGGAATAATCGAGGATATTGCGGATAATATCGAATAATCGCCGGATCAGTAAAACTACaattgtttctttttcattGCACATAGATACACAGataggaaatattttttatttatactcgGTAGCTGCACAACACAGTAATTACCAGAAATGCAGATACAGTAGAAGAAAACGAAGATTTTCTACGGCGCCGAACGGTGGTTGATCGTTTGCGTTTCGAGTGACAGGCGGGGGAGACGCGAGTACACCTTATGATATATTCTAATATACTCAAAGTCCCCTCTCGACGATTTCCATAAATCTTAGAACGATGTTAAAGCTGTACGATATCGTAATTTTGATTGTTCCAAGAGACTGTACCTGCCTTGTACGATAATGTTCGTGTCGAATGATAAGTCATTTTACATGCTTCAACGATAAACATTATCTCCGCGGATAAACAGAGGAGTCCACCTCTCGACATATTTCTGCCATATCTGAAATCCCTGTTCGataatttgtttcgattttacaACAAAAGTTAGGTCACACAATATCGCACCATGTACTCGCGAAGGCAGGCGTCTTATCGTCGTCTAGAATAATGTACAGTGATACCGACATTCCCAGAAACATGAAAGAAAAAGAACGCAAAGGAAGTAATGAAGAGAAAGCCCGCAGCTATCGGCTTCTAAACGATTAACGTGGAATGGATTCTGAAGATATACTTTCTTTTTAagctaaaaaatttatttacactgACTGACATCTAGGATGATCACGAGCCCCTTTCCAAATCACCGTTCGCAGAATAGTCCAAGCTCATATACAATACTGTATACACACGCGCTCCTCCTTTCCGAAAGCTATTACGCTTTCAGTTATATTCATCTTTATATTCAGAATTCATAGGTATAGGCAGAAGTTCGAAGTATATTAAGGCTATTTGGCAAATAATGCGCCTACTCGCTTAGTTACACGCTAATAGTAAAATTTTACTTTCGTACGTtcaatgtatataatatataatacgtgtatatataatataaaaggcATCCAAGGCACAACTTGGGCggtatttacttaaaaatatAAGTCGTAGCGTTATACTTCTTTGATGTAACGTTCACCAGGCTTTCTCTCGTTTAGTATTCTGAAGGAATTAGCAATTAAAAAGAAGTAACGTTCGGTGATTTGGAAGCGAGACTTGTGATATATACACGGTGCTTCGATTAACAAAGAAATCAAGAAACGATATACCAACGAAGAGTAAAAGCTCTAAGTATGGGCATTACATATGTAAACTATTCATACATACATGTTTGCAATAAAGCATTGTGCTCGTTACGAGTGCGACAAGCTCGATATACCTAAAACATTAATTCGCATATGTCTCGACCGGTGTACACATTTTTACGACTCTCTCGATACCAATTACAATATAGAGTTGCCTCGGTGAGAAATACCCTTCCCTTTCCTTTTTCGACTAAACAGATTTTATCCAGGTGATCACGAAGAAACGGCTAGTGGAACGATTAAACTACTCTTTTGAGCGAATAATTTTATCCGTCGTGTAGAAGAAtgttttttctctttctcgcaaTGGGTTATTGTCATATTTCCTTGTACGACTGGCGTGTATAAATTCAAATACTTATTGTATCCATTAATTCAATGCAGAAAGAACTTTCGTCGTCGTTGATCACCCACACGTAATTTGCTAAATTTGGTAGCAAAGAATCACAGCTAGGTACATCGACAAAATAAGTAACAGCAAGCGGCAGTGACTTCTGTTCCACGGTTCTCAAGTACTCTTAGATAATGTTATATGATCCGTATACCGTCTTCGTACTTATAATTGAATTATACGTAGGATATACATAAAAGTAATTCGATGAGTAGTTATGAATTTATCAGCAAGCTAGAAGATCATTCGAATACGTATCATCTCGCAGGTATTCCTGATTGTAACAATAAGTCAAGATTTCTGCTTCCTCCGTAATACCTCTGTATATTAATGCAAACTGAATAAGGAAGTCTGTGTATGTAAACGACTATATACACATCACGAAACTGATGTTCTgtcataaatacataaaaatacacAGGACAAGAgcattatttgtaatatttttgatTTCGCTTAATCTCAACTAAATATTCATATGACCTTTCTAGCTCATTATCGAATGTATGTGACTCACGATTCGTTTTCTCAATATTGTAATAACGTTTCGACAGTATTCAACTGAATATTCCTTATACGAAATTCACTGCTCCGTTAATGAAACCGCATGTCCTCCGTGGACGGTTCGCGTAACTCTCGACTCGACGCGGCTTCgatagaaaagaaaaaaaaccgtCACATACATACGATTTTGGCACTTTTCAGAATTCAACTCATAAAATATTCATACACGTTTTGTACCCAATGTAATACCAATTATTCAAATTGCACACAACGCCATTATAATTACTAAACGTTTTGTATATGTACATTAACTTTCGTTAAAGTCTGAAATTTGCAAACACTTCTGAAAAGTGCGAAGCTAATATAGAACTCTTATATTACTCTCAAATCTGATAAGTAGCAAGTAGACGACTCTATGTTAGTTGTCACATTAGTTTCTTATAAGGCTACATTCAAAGGCTTACATTACACGAATGTTAGGGAACGTTgcacaaaaaaatattctttatacgtACGATCGATGTTAATATTCCAATATGTCATCGGATGCAGTTAACTTTTCATACGTCAACGTGAGATCAGCATCTGATGtctatattgaaatattaattgcaTTACCATTAGtagaattgaaattaattacacTTAGATTATAGTCTTTATAGTAATAAATTTGAATAGTCTAAGGCTTGTTTAGGCGTAAGTCGGATGCTTCCAAAGCACGTGTAtcgtttttaaaaatcaaaacgcTGAAAGTATCATTTCACTGAAATCGAATTCGTTTCTATCTATTGACTGGTAATTATTCTCCGTTCGATTACCGTTGATCCGTTCAACTGTAATCGCACAAGTCTTGAAAAACTCTAGTTAAGCATTTGTGACACAGCATCGGCAAATATTTCCACAACAATTTtccatataaaataaagtattaGGTGTAGTTTTgaatagatttgaaaaatatgatttctcatatacatatatatgtaagaCATACTTTCACTATAATTCTCTCCCTATGTAACAGCCGAAAGTTGTACAGCTTTTGTGTGTACATCGTGATCtctgaaatttttatattaaggaTCACATTCAATACTTATCAACCTTTTGTAATCCTTTATTCCCGTAAGAATTATATTATCGACTCTTGTCCATCCCGGCGACGCGAGATAATTCTTACATTTAGACAGCACAGTCTCACTTACCACTCTCGTTGTCCTTCTTTTAAATCTCTTATGATGTCCGTATTACTACCGCACTATGTAATATTAAAAACTGCTCTTCGATCGTCAGGTCTCTTTCTAcatttcactattttttttttcctcctcgcAATTAAATACGAAACGCAAGTTAAGACACAGAACTTATAGCATTATGAGGAGAGCCCATTTGCGTTAACACTTTATCTAGCCACTGTAAAGGTCCGTGTAAGTGTGCTTCGATCCAGCAAGGAGTCGACGTAACGTCCTGCCGATGGTACTCGGCGCCCCATCCTTTAACGAAGGACATTCTGCAAACAAGAACGATTCGCGTGATCATTTATACGCCGCGATATTAACGTTCGAAACTAATTACAAGTTTACCTACCTTATGGTGCACATTTTTGTTAATTCATAGACAGCCTCGAAACCATGATTAACACTTTGCGAGAGCAATTGGGCGAACTCCTGGTTATTAAATATCTTCAACGAACATCCTGGTGGAATCTTACAAACTGTACTAGGATGAAATCCATGATGGTGATTACAATTTCTGGATTGCACAAATATAGCAGAGTCGGAGAGGCACTCTGCGTAAACTTCGCCGCCCACGTAATACAGGTGCACCCCTTTGCCTATGTGCCTTCTTGTATTCTCGATGGTAGAATTTCGGTTTACGTTGGACAACTGTCCGAGACAGAAGCGATccgagttgttgctcggatttGTAAAGCCGTCCACGATAACAGAATGAGAATGACAATGGAACACTTCGCCCACTCTGCAGTTTAATTCGTAATATGCAATGGAGGCCCAATAAGGCGGTTCTTGGTAACATACTGGAGCTACTTCCGCCGATCCACTTGTATCCATGGCTACTGGATCAGGCGGCGGCGACTGTCCAGTTTGCGAACCATCCTCGGGCGGGGAATAGGCCGGAGGTGGAGTTTCTGGCAATCCGTTAGTACCGTAAGGACTTTGCGGATTTGGCGACGTCGTACTTCCTGGACTCGGAACAGATCCAACAGAAGACATAGGTGAAGTTGGATTCACACCGCCGGTGGATCCTGCGTTAAAACCGCTAGAGGAGTAAGATACATTGTGCGGCATTGTTGGTTCTGCTATTTGTTGGAACGGTAACAACGAATGTCCAGGAGCGTATTCAGAATGTCTAGGAACCAGCACCGGCGGTAGCACCGGACTCTCCACTCTTTTGTAATGGTAGGGATTGATGCAGACTTCTTTCTGTTTCGCAGAGAACGGATACTGGCATAATTCCAGTGGCTTCAGTTCGTGGTGCGACTGCAAATCCGGCCACCTCCATACTCGGCAATAAATTACGTGCGGTAGACCCTTGCGATGGGAAACCTGTAGTCTACCATCTAAACTTCGTGGAATCGTCACACATTTGCTCGGCGTACCGGGACAGCTCAAAGCACGCTCCAGTTCTTCTATCGCAccctttcttttctttaatttcttcaCCAAAGAATCCACCGCCTTCTCCGCCCATTTCTCTTCTTCGTCGCCCTGTTTCCACCCAAGCAACTTTTTTACAGCGGGACTAGTGAATGAAAATAGACTGTTCAGCGACGACATAGGTCCGGAGCTCGACGATCCTTCTTCATCATCCATGTTAAAAATACTGTAATATCTAAACTATACCTATGATTTTCTTATGGTACTTCTGCCCCTAAACAACCTGTAATCGAAGAAGCTCTATCAAGTCCCTCGGATTTAGAACTTCCTAATATAGTTGACACAAATCTTCATTATACATCCACCACTATTTACTTTATCCCCAGGATTAAAGGATCTCCCGCGACATGTTACGTAGCCTTCAAAATCCCTTTCATTCAATTTACAAACACAGTCATACGCTGgttaaatagagaaacaaatgTACACTCTGCTCAATGTGAGGTTAGACGCATCCGAAGCCTTGTGCGGGAAATGTACCGAATACAAAGTACACCCACAGGATATCAGAAAATAGAAGTTCAAGACGCTTGCATGaagaaatgaaatataattaagAATAAATAGCAAAGGAACTTACAGCTCGACAACTTAGAAAAGAACCCTGGGGTGGGAGAACGGTGACCCAGCCTCTTCTCCCACCATGAGCACTCCGACGCCTG
This window contains:
- the Mad gene encoding mothers against decapentaplegic homolog 1, yielding MDDEEGSSSSGPMSSLNSLFSFTSPAVKKLLGWKQGDEEEKWAEKAVDSLVKKLKKRKGAIEELERALSCPGTPSKCVTIPRSLDGRLQVSHRKGLPHVIYCRVWRWPDLQSHHELKPLELCQYPFSAKQKEVCINPYHYKRVESPVLPPVLVPRHSEYAPGHSLLPFQQIAEPTMPHNVSYSSSGFNAGSTGGVNPTSPMSSVGSVPSPGSTTSPNPQSPYGTNGLPETPPPAYSPPEDGSQTGQSPPPDPVAMDTSGSAEVAPVCYQEPPYWASIAYYELNCRVGEVFHCHSHSVIVDGFTNPSNNSDRFCLGQLSNVNRNSTIENTRRHIGKGVHLYYVGGEVYAECLSDSAIFVQSRNCNHHHGFHPSTVCKIPPGCSLKIFNNQEFAQLLSQSVNHGFEAVYELTKMCTIRMSFVKGWGAEYHRQDVTSTPCWIEAHLHGPLQWLDKVLTQMGSPHNAISSVS